In one Parvibaculum sp. genomic region, the following are encoded:
- a CDS encoding GNAT family N-acetyltransferase has translation MEALLILQEGLLLDQLLYAAGLIGTATADERVEAPSPDIAVTTLRRPEAVEALAPEWRALEARAAASATAFQACDLHLVWARHFCDADTGLRVVTLRKNGRLVLVWPLAVSRRAFGCVATWAGDPIGQYGDVVVEAGPERDRWIEMAFREIGAWGDASFLHLCGVRADSAVARWAGSRGRKIGPTQEAPALDHSTFENAEVFAKAGWPQAKRNAKRIRKFESMGGMDFEMVEPGEQAQALVAAAFGFKRAWLDRQGHFGRAFIDARLEACLTELAGDARLRSGLVVSHLAVGGETAAIEVGFRHGGVHYAFMGAFSPDFAKHSPGFVVTELTIRSCVEAADVGEYDPLPPADDYKLAWSNRRVKVRDYGLVLDWPGYASWFYAAHLRPALKTLYARLPLKLRQGLRAGRG, from the coding sequence ATGGAAGCCTTGTTGATCCTGCAGGAGGGATTGCTACTCGACCAGCTGCTCTATGCCGCGGGCCTGATCGGCACCGCGACGGCGGATGAGCGCGTCGAGGCGCCGTCGCCGGACATTGCCGTGACGACGCTGAGGCGCCCCGAGGCCGTCGAGGCGCTGGCGCCGGAATGGCGGGCGCTCGAGGCGCGCGCCGCGGCCAGCGCGACGGCCTTTCAGGCTTGCGACCTCCACCTCGTCTGGGCGCGGCATTTCTGCGACGCGGATACGGGCCTGCGCGTCGTCACGCTGCGCAAGAACGGGCGGCTGGTGCTGGTCTGGCCGCTGGCGGTGTCGCGGCGGGCCTTCGGCTGCGTCGCCACATGGGCCGGCGATCCGATCGGACAATATGGCGATGTCGTCGTCGAAGCGGGGCCGGAGCGCGACCGCTGGATCGAAATGGCCTTCCGCGAAATCGGCGCCTGGGGCGACGCATCCTTTCTGCATCTCTGCGGCGTGCGCGCCGACAGCGCGGTTGCGCGCTGGGCGGGCAGTCGCGGCCGCAAGATCGGGCCGACGCAGGAAGCGCCGGCGCTCGATCATTCGACGTTTGAAAATGCCGAGGTTTTCGCGAAAGCGGGCTGGCCGCAGGCGAAGCGCAACGCCAAGCGCATCCGCAAGTTCGAAAGCATGGGCGGCATGGACTTCGAAATGGTCGAACCGGGCGAACAAGCTCAGGCGCTGGTCGCCGCCGCCTTCGGCTTCAAGCGCGCCTGGCTCGACCGGCAGGGCCATTTCGGCCGCGCCTTCATCGACGCGCGGCTCGAAGCCTGCCTGACGGAACTGGCGGGCGATGCGCGCTTGCGCTCCGGCCTCGTCGTCTCGCATCTCGCGGTCGGCGGGGAGACGGCCGCCATCGAAGTCGGCTTCCGGCATGGCGGCGTCCATTACGCTTTCATGGGCGCTTTCTCGCCGGACTTCGCCAAACACAGCCCCGGCTTCGTCGTCACCGAACTGACGATCCGCTCTTGCGTCGAGGCGGCGGATGTCGGCGAATACGATCCGTTGCCGCCCGCCGACGACTACAAGCTCGCCTGGTCGAACCGCCGCGTCAAAGTGCGCGACTATGGGCTGGTGCTGGATTGGCCGGGCTACGCGTCGTGGTTCTACGCCGCGCATCTGCGCCCCGCACTCAAGACGCTTTACGCGCGCCTGCCGCTGAAGCTGAGGCAGGGCTTGCGCGCCGGTCGCGGCTGA
- the ligA gene encoding NAD-dependent DNA ligase LigA, which yields MEEAAEELERLAGEIAEHDALYHGKDAPRISDAAYDELRKRNDAIEQRYPELVREDSPSHRVGAAPAEGFGKVVHKVPMLSLSNAFDDADVRDFCARVRRFLNLKEDETLAVTAEPKIDGLSAALRYEQGKFVLGATRGDGREGENVTENLKTIVDVPKTLKGKNIPDIVEIRGEVYMSHEDFAALNERQKAAGKPVFANPRNAAAGSLRQLDAKITASRPLRFFAYTWGEMSALPADTQAGVIDAFAKWGFAVNPLFRRCASVDELIAFYHEVEEGRAGLGYDIDGVVYKVDRLDWQNRLGFVSRSPRWAIAHKFPAEQAMTVLEKIEIQVGRTGKLTPVARLTPVTVGGVVVSNATLHNQDEIERLGVRPGDTVVVQRAGDVIPQIVRVVEDKPRGKKKFVFPETCPECGSHAVREVNPKTGKMDVDRRCTGGLVCPAQAVERLRHFVSRNAFDIEGLGEKQISAFYADGLIARPDDIFTLEARDKKSLKKLKDREGWGETSARNLFAAVDARREVDLDRFIFALGIRHVGETNARLLARSYGTLDNFEAQMRAAADREGEAWSELMSIDGVGEVLAEALTDFFDEPHNREVLAGLRKAGVEAVPLPAQETGSPIAGKTVVFTGSLERMTRSEAKARAEQMGAKVAGSVSAKTDLVVHGPGAGSKLAKAQELGIETITEDEWMEMAGA from the coding sequence ATGGAAGAGGCGGCGGAAGAGCTTGAACGTCTCGCCGGCGAGATTGCCGAGCATGATGCGCTTTATCACGGCAAGGATGCGCCGCGGATTTCCGACGCGGCTTATGACGAGTTGCGCAAGCGCAACGATGCAATCGAACAGCGTTACCCCGAACTTGTGCGCGAAGACAGTCCCTCGCACCGCGTCGGTGCGGCGCCCGCCGAAGGCTTCGGCAAGGTCGTCCACAAGGTGCCGATGCTTTCGCTGTCGAACGCCTTCGACGATGCCGATGTACGCGATTTCTGCGCGCGTGTGCGGCGTTTTCTCAACCTCAAGGAAGACGAGACGCTTGCCGTTACGGCCGAACCGAAAATCGACGGGCTGTCGGCGGCGTTGCGTTACGAACAGGGAAAGTTCGTGCTCGGGGCGACGCGCGGCGATGGCCGCGAGGGCGAGAATGTCACCGAGAACCTCAAAACCATCGTCGATGTGCCGAAGACGCTGAAGGGGAAAAACATTCCCGATATCGTCGAGATACGCGGCGAAGTCTATATGAGCCATGAAGATTTCGCCGCGCTCAACGAGCGGCAGAAAGCGGCGGGCAAGCCCGTCTTCGCCAATCCGCGCAATGCGGCGGCGGGGTCGTTGCGCCAGCTCGACGCGAAAATCACGGCGAGCCGGCCCTTGCGTTTCTTTGCCTATACATGGGGCGAGATGTCGGCGCTGCCGGCGGACACGCAGGCGGGCGTCATCGACGCCTTCGCCAAATGGGGATTTGCGGTCAATCCGCTTTTCCGGCGCTGCGCGAGCGTCGACGAATTGATCGCTTTCTATCACGAGGTCGAAGAGGGCCGCGCGGGCCTCGGCTACGACATCGACGGCGTCGTCTACAAGGTCGACCGTCTCGACTGGCAGAACCGGCTCGGCTTTGTGTCGCGCAGCCCGCGCTGGGCGATTGCCCACAAGTTCCCGGCCGAGCAGGCGATGACGGTGCTGGAGAAAATCGAAATCCAGGTCGGCCGCACCGGCAAGCTGACGCCGGTGGCGCGGCTGACGCCGGTGACGGTCGGCGGCGTCGTCGTGTCGAATGCGACGCTGCACAATCAGGACGAGATCGAACGCCTCGGCGTGCGTCCCGGCGACACCGTGGTCGTTCAGCGCGCGGGCGACGTCATTCCGCAGATCGTGCGCGTGGTCGAGGACAAGCCCCGCGGCAAGAAGAAATTTGTCTTTCCCGAAACCTGTCCCGAATGCGGCAGCCATGCGGTGCGCGAGGTCAATCCGAAGACCGGCAAGATGGATGTCGACCGGCGCTGCACCGGCGGCCTCGTCTGCCCGGCGCAGGCGGTGGAGCGGCTCCGGCATTTCGTGTCGCGCAATGCCTTCGACATCGAGGGGCTGGGCGAAAAGCAGATATCGGCCTTTTACGCCGACGGGCTGATCGCGCGTCCCGACGATATTTTCACGCTTGAGGCGCGCGACAAGAAAAGCCTCAAGAAACTGAAGGACCGCGAAGGCTGGGGCGAGACGTCGGCGCGCAACCTCTTTGCGGCCGTCGACGCGCGGCGGGAGGTCGATCTCGACCGCTTCATCTTCGCGCTCGGCATCCGCCATGTCGGTGAAACCAACGCCCGGCTGCTGGCGCGCAGTTATGGCACGCTCGACAATTTCGAGGCGCAGATGCGCGCCGCCGCCGACCGGGAGGGCGAGGCCTGGAGCGAACTCATGTCGATCGACGGGGTGGGCGAAGTGCTTGCCGAGGCGCTCACCGATTTCTTCGACGAGCCGCATAACCGCGAGGTTCTGGCAGGGTTGCGCAAGGCCGGCGTCGAGGCCGTGCCGCTGCCGGCGCAGGAGACGGGCTCCCCCATCGCCGGCAAGACCGTGGTCTTCACCGGCTCGCTTGAGCGGATGACCCGCTCGGAGGCAAAGGCGCGGGCCGAGCAGATGGGGGCGAAGGTCGCGGGCTCCGTCTCGGCCAAAACCGACCTCGTGGTCCACGGGCCGGGGGCGGGTTCCAAGCTCGCGAAAGCGCAGGAACTCGGGATCGAGACGATCACCGAGGACGAATGGATGGAAATGGCGGGCGCCTGA
- the recN gene encoding DNA repair protein RecN, whose translation MLAALSIRDIVLIDRLELALDRGLCTLTGETGAGKSILLDALGLAIGARADSGLVGQGVEQGSVTAVFDLPASHPARAILRDNGLDADGDLILRRVQTRDGRSRAFVNDQPVSIAMLRQLGDELVEIHGQHDERGLLDASGHRAILDAFGGLEGKVADARRLHAAAAEARAALAEHEALLARAKAEQDYLTHVVGELDELQPQPGEETALAEERTLMMHAEKIAADLIEADEALSGDGGLDARLNVALRRLARVAEQAGGRLDASIAALERTLNEAAEARERIADAMRAMEFDPARLEKAETRLFALRAAGRKHNVAVDDLAALADKLRGQLAEIEGGEAKLAALAKAADAAGAAYAAHARALSAERQKAAAKLDKEVAKELRPLKLDKAQFKTQVDVLPEAQGGPEGIDRVSFLVSTNPGAPFGPLIKIASGGELSRFVLALKVALASRGSAPTLIFDEVDAGVGGAVAEAVGVRLAELAGAVQVIVVTHSPQVAARAEHHFRISKGATNGSGGGAKSGRLATRIETLDAGERREEIARMLAGATVTDEARAAADRLIGSRP comes from the coding sequence ATGCTCGCCGCCCTGTCGATCCGCGACATCGTTCTCATCGATAGACTGGAACTGGCGCTCGACCGGGGCCTGTGCACGCTGACGGGCGAAACCGGCGCCGGCAAATCCATCCTTCTCGATGCGCTGGGGCTTGCGATCGGCGCGCGCGCCGACAGCGGCCTTGTGGGGCAGGGGGTCGAGCAGGGCAGCGTCACCGCCGTTTTCGACCTGCCCGCATCCCATCCCGCCCGCGCCATTCTCCGCGACAACGGGCTCGATGCAGACGGCGATCTCATTTTGCGCCGCGTACAGACGCGCGACGGGCGTTCGCGCGCTTTCGTCAACGACCAGCCGGTCAGCATCGCGATGCTGCGCCAGCTTGGCGACGAACTGGTCGAGATACATGGACAGCATGACGAACGCGGGTTGCTCGATGCGTCCGGCCATCGCGCGATCCTCGACGCGTTCGGCGGTCTCGAAGGCAAGGTGGCCGACGCGCGCCGGCTCCATGCCGCCGCCGCCGAAGCGCGCGCCGCGCTCGCCGAACACGAAGCGCTGCTGGCGCGGGCGAAGGCCGAACAGGATTACCTGACGCATGTCGTCGGCGAGCTCGACGAGTTGCAGCCCCAGCCCGGCGAGGAAACGGCGCTTGCCGAAGAACGCACACTGATGATGCATGCCGAAAAGATCGCCGCCGACCTGATCGAGGCCGACGAAGCGTTGAGCGGCGATGGCGGGCTCGACGCGCGGCTCAATGTGGCGCTCCGGCGGCTGGCGCGCGTCGCCGAGCAGGCGGGCGGGCGGCTCGACGCGTCGATCGCGGCGCTGGAGCGGACGCTCAACGAAGCGGCGGAAGCGCGCGAGCGGATTGCGGATGCGATGCGGGCAATGGAGTTCGATCCGGCGCGGCTCGAAAAGGCCGAGACGCGGCTCTTCGCGCTCCGGGCGGCCGGGCGCAAACACAATGTCGCCGTCGACGACCTGGCGGCGCTTGCCGACAAGCTGCGCGGCCAGCTTGCCGAGATCGAAGGCGGCGAGGCGAAGCTCGCGGCGCTGGCGAAAGCCGCCGATGCAGCCGGCGCCGCCTATGCCGCGCATGCGCGGGCGCTGTCGGCCGAGCGGCAAAAGGCGGCGGCGAAGCTCGACAAGGAAGTGGCGAAGGAACTGAGGCCCTTGAAGCTCGACAAGGCGCAGTTCAAGACGCAGGTCGATGTGCTGCCGGAAGCGCAGGGCGGGCCGGAAGGCATCGACCGCGTGTCGTTCCTCGTTTCGACCAATCCGGGCGCGCCTTTCGGGCCGCTCATCAAGATCGCCTCGGGCGGCGAGCTTTCGCGTTTCGTGCTGGCGTTGAAAGTGGCGCTTGCCTCGCGCGGCAGCGCGCCGACGCTGATTTTCGACGAGGTGGATGCGGGCGTCGGCGGCGCGGTTGCCGAAGCCGTCGGTGTGCGTCTCGCCGAGCTCGCGGGCGCCGTGCAGGTAATCGTCGTCACCCATTCGCCGCAGGTGGCGGCGCGGGCTGAGCATCATTTCCGCATTTCCAAGGGCGCGACCAACGGTTCGGGCGGCGGTGCAAAATCCGGGCGGCTGGCGACGCGCATCGAAACCCTCGATGCGGGCGAGCGCCGCGAGGAAATCGCGCGCATGCTGGCGGGCGCCACCGTCACCGACGAGGCGCGCGCCGCCGCCGACCGTCTGATCGGGAGCCGACCGTGA
- a CDS encoding outer membrane protein assembly factor BamD — MISARPLASRRALAVAAAFAIAVLGGCASDEVPYEERAVEQIYNKAMDLMADGRYHPAAKEFDEVERQHPYSEWARRSMLMSAYANYQVNQYDEAILNAQRFIALHPGNRDVPYAYYLIGLSYYEQISDVGRDQKMTENAVAAFTELLRRFPASEYARDARLKVELAQDHLAGKEMEIGRYYLKRHDYIAAINRFRVVVEKYQTTTHTPEALERLTEAYLALGIQTEAQTAAAILGYNYPGSDWYEDSYALLAGYGLEPVENTDSWISRAWQSVTSVF, encoded by the coding sequence ATGATTTCTGCCCGCCCGCTTGCCTCCCGCCGCGCACTTGCCGTTGCCGCCGCGTTCGCCATCGCCGTACTTGGCGGCTGCGCCAGCGACGAGGTTCCCTATGAAGAACGCGCGGTCGAGCAGATCTACAACAAGGCGATGGACCTGATGGCGGATGGCCGGTATCACCCGGCGGCCAAGGAGTTCGACGAAGTCGAGCGCCAGCACCCCTATTCGGAATGGGCGCGCCGCTCGATGCTGATGAGCGCCTATGCCAACTACCAGGTCAACCAGTACGACGAGGCCATCCTCAACGCGCAGCGCTTCATCGCGCTGCATCCCGGAAACCGGGACGTTCCCTACGCCTACTACCTGATCGGCCTCAGCTACTACGAACAGATTTCCGACGTCGGCCGCGACCAGAAGATGACCGAGAATGCGGTGGCGGCTTTCACCGAACTGCTGCGCCGCTTTCCGGCCAGCGAATATGCGCGCGATGCGCGGCTGAAAGTCGAACTGGCGCAAGACCATCTGGCCGGCAAGGAAATGGAGATCGGGCGCTACTATCTCAAGCGGCACGACTACATCGCGGCGATCAATCGTTTCCGCGTCGTCGTCGAGAAGTATCAGACGACGACCCATACGCCGGAGGCGCTGGAGCGCCTGACCGAAGCCTATCTGGCGCTCGGGATCCAGACCGAAGCACAGACGGCGGCGGCGATCCTCGGTTACAACTATCCCGGCAGCGACTGGTACGAGGACAGCTATGCGCTGCTCGCTGGCTACGGCCTCGAGCCGGTCGAGAACACGGACTCCTGGATCAGCAGGGCGTGGCAGTCGGTCACATCGGTCTTCTAA
- the lpxC gene encoding UDP-3-O-acyl-N-acetylglucosamine deacetylase, with protein MLETVRRQRRAAALAYPQMTLAVPVVIEGAGLHSGKTIRMTLRPADADHGVVFRRIDLEGGRDASDIRARHDNVIDTTMSTVIGNAAGARVGTIEHLMAALSGLRIDNALIEIDGAEVPVLDGSAEVFIERIEAAGLMALDAPRRAIRILKPVVVEDGAKRAALLPGDGFRLAFEIDFDNPVIGRQAIEADLYDPCFADDILHARTFGFLKDQEALKAVGLGQGASLDNAIVIDGENILNEEGLRYEDEFVRHKVLDAVGDLSLSGLPLLGRYEGARSGHAMNNRVLRALMADETAWEVTDFVETSASMYAAERGLSALTAD; from the coding sequence ATGCTGGAAACCGTACGGCGCCAGCGCCGTGCGGCTGCCTTGGCGTATCCGCAAATGACGCTGGCGGTGCCGGTCGTCATCGAGGGCGCGGGCCTTCACAGCGGCAAGACCATTCGCATGACGCTGCGTCCGGCGGATGCCGATCACGGCGTCGTTTTCCGCCGCATCGATCTCGAAGGCGGCCGCGACGCGTCCGACATCCGGGCGCGTCACGACAACGTCATCGACACCACGATGTCGACCGTCATCGGCAATGCGGCCGGTGCGCGGGTCGGCACGATCGAACATCTGATGGCGGCGCTTTCTGGTCTGCGCATCGACAACGCGCTGATCGAGATCGATGGCGCGGAAGTGCCGGTTCTCGACGGCAGTGCCGAGGTTTTCATCGAGCGGATCGAAGCCGCCGGGCTGATGGCGCTCGATGCGCCGCGCCGCGCCATTCGCATCCTGAAGCCGGTGGTTGTCGAGGACGGTGCAAAGCGCGCTGCGCTTCTGCCGGGCGACGGTTTCCGCCTCGCCTTCGAAATCGATTTCGACAATCCGGTGATCGGCCGTCAGGCGATCGAGGCGGATTTGTACGATCCCTGCTTTGCCGACGACATCCTGCATGCCCGCACCTTCGGCTTCCTGAAGGATCAGGAGGCGCTCAAGGCCGTCGGGCTCGGGCAGGGCGCCTCGCTCGACAACGCCATCGTCATCGACGGCGAAAACATCCTCAATGAAGAGGGTCTGCGCTACGAGGACGAGTTCGTGCGCCACAAGGTGCTGGACGCCGTGGGCGACCTTTCCCTGTCGGGCCTGCCGCTGCTCGGCCGCTACGAAGGCGCGCGTTCGGGGCATGCGATGAACAATCGCGTGTTGCGGGCGCTGATGGCCGACGAAACCGCGTGGGAAGTGACCGATTTCGTCGAGACTTCGGCCTCGATGTATGCGGCGGAACGCGGTCTTTCGGCCCTTACCGCCGATTGA
- the ftsZ gene encoding cell division protein FtsZ codes for MSIKLSVPKEKELKPRITVFGVGGAGGNAVNNMIEAGLEGVDFVVANTDAQALSLSSAERRIQLGASITEGLGAGSRPEVGCAAAEEALHEIVEHLQGAHMVFITAGMGGGTGTGAGPVIARAAREHGILTVGVVTKPFQFEGSRRMRLAEEGIRDLQQYVDTLIIIPNQNLFRVANENTTFADAFGMADQVLHSGVAGITDLMMKPGLINLDFADVRTVMNEMGKAMMGTGEASGENRAIEAAEAAISNPLLDEVSMKGAKGVLINITGGMDLTLYEVDEAANRIRSEVDPDANIIVGSTFDTSLDGRMRVSVVATGIEAEEATMTRPEQQTPQIRVVSQTRPAAPAAQPSALAARMANPVQTQVEQIEERMAPAVQADLGIEPAAAPAGDYDPSDYEAEVIIHKPEPRQQPAARAEMDAPVVPAAAVRAEPQGRPFIPGDLDRAQTGRSDLPAFLGQKPAPVQQSRAPKKGPGFFERLTGARRKPEAPEAPVQQRREPALAQRKPEPRPAPVENARPQESLSPATESRLVQPSYEEEQLEIPTFLRRQAN; via the coding sequence ATGAGCATCAAACTTTCGGTTCCCAAGGAAAAGGAACTCAAGCCCCGTATCACCGTTTTCGGCGTCGGCGGCGCCGGCGGCAATGCGGTCAACAACATGATCGAGGCCGGCCTCGAGGGCGTCGACTTCGTTGTCGCCAACACCGACGCGCAGGCGCTGTCGCTGTCGTCGGCCGAACGGCGCATCCAGCTCGGCGCGTCGATCACCGAGGGTCTGGGCGCCGGTTCGCGTCCGGAAGTCGGTTGCGCGGCGGCGGAAGAGGCGCTGCACGAGATCGTCGAGCACCTGCAGGGCGCTCACATGGTCTTCATCACCGCCGGCATGGGTGGCGGCACGGGCACGGGCGCCGGTCCGGTCATCGCACGGGCGGCGCGCGAGCACGGCATTCTCACCGTCGGCGTTGTCACCAAGCCCTTCCAGTTCGAGGGCTCGCGGCGGATGCGGCTCGCGGAGGAAGGCATTCGCGATCTGCAACAATATGTCGACACGCTCATCATCATCCCGAACCAGAACCTGTTCCGGGTGGCGAACGAGAACACGACCTTCGCGGACGCCTTCGGCATGGCCGACCAGGTGCTGCATTCGGGCGTGGCTGGCATCACCGACCTGATGATGAAGCCCGGCCTCATCAATCTCGACTTCGCGGATGTGCGCACCGTGATGAACGAGATGGGCAAGGCGATGATGGGCACCGGCGAGGCGTCCGGCGAGAACCGGGCGATCGAAGCCGCCGAGGCCGCGATCTCCAACCCGCTGCTCGACGAAGTGTCGATGAAGGGCGCAAAGGGCGTACTCATCAACATCACCGGCGGCATGGACCTGACGCTGTACGAAGTCGACGAAGCGGCCAACCGTATCCGCTCGGAAGTCGATCCCGACGCCAACATCATTGTCGGCTCGACCTTCGACACCTCGCTCGACGGGCGCATGCGCGTCTCGGTGGTTGCGACGGGGATCGAGGCTGAGGAGGCCACGATGACCCGGCCGGAGCAGCAGACGCCGCAGATCCGAGTCGTGTCGCAGACCCGTCCGGCGGCGCCTGCCGCCCAGCCTTCGGCATTGGCGGCGCGGATGGCCAATCCGGTCCAGACGCAGGTCGAACAGATCGAGGAGCGGATGGCGCCCGCCGTTCAGGCCGATCTCGGCATCGAACCGGCGGCGGCTCCGGCCGGGGACTACGATCCCTCCGACTATGAAGCCGAAGTCATCATCCACAAGCCCGAACCCCGGCAGCAGCCGGCGGCGCGGGCCGAAATGGACGCGCCGGTTGTTCCGGCCGCGGCGGTGCGCGCCGAGCCCCAGGGACGCCCGTTCATCCCGGGCGATCTCGACCGGGCGCAGACGGGCCGGAGCGACCTGCCGGCCTTCCTTGGGCAGAAGCCGGCTCCCGTGCAGCAGTCCCGTGCCCCGAAAAAGGGTCCGGGCTTCTTCGAACGCCTGACGGGCGCGCGCCGCAAGCCGGAGGCGCCCGAGGCGCCGGTGCAGCAGCGCCGCGAGCCGGCGCTTGCCCAGCGCAAGCCGGAACCGCGCCCGGCGCCGGTCGAGAATGCACGGCCGCAGGAGAGCCTGTCGCCGGCCACCGAGAGCCGTCTCGTGCAGCCTTCCTATGAGGAGGAACAGCTCGAGATTCCGACCTTCCTGCGCCGTCAGGCCAACTGA
- the ftsA gene encoding cell division protein FtsA — translation MNMVSLGSRSFQGRPVAAGRSGTIAALDVGSSKISCFIARIEAGRIANGHAPVRVIGIGHQVSRGIRAGTVVDMDAAEEAIRVAVDAAERMAGVTIRDVVVGMSGAEPKSQTVGVKAAVAGGEISDSDLGRLIGHAQNNFQPEGRDVLHAIPANYSVDDARGVRDPRGMFGERLGVEVHMVSGLRGPLRNLELCIERCHLTVAGLAVSPYASGLACLVEDEMDLGVAVIDMGGGTTSLGIFFEGAMVYCDAVSIGGNHITNDIARGLSTPLAHAERMKTLYGSALASPSDEREMIDVPQVGESDADAANHIPRSMLTGIIQPRLEETFELVRDRMEASGYGRLAGRRVVLTGGASQLNGARELAARMLDKQVRVGQPIRLTGLAEATGGPAFSTCAGLLTYSQISPLEAAGAEDEADNGAPGGQLRRFGRWLKENF, via the coding sequence ATGAATATGGTCAGTCTCGGCTCGCGGAGTTTTCAGGGCCGGCCCGTCGCGGCGGGGCGTTCGGGCACGATTGCGGCGCTCGATGTGGGGTCGAGCAAGATTTCCTGCTTCATCGCACGGATCGAAGCCGGGCGGATCGCCAACGGTCATGCGCCGGTGCGCGTCATCGGCATCGGACATCAGGTGTCGCGCGGCATTCGTGCCGGCACCGTGGTCGACATGGATGCGGCGGAAGAAGCGATCCGGGTCGCGGTCGATGCGGCGGAACGGATGGCGGGCGTCACGATCCGCGATGTGGTCGTCGGCATGTCCGGCGCCGAGCCGAAGAGCCAGACGGTCGGCGTCAAGGCCGCGGTCGCGGGCGGCGAAATCTCCGACAGCGATCTCGGCCGGCTGATCGGCCATGCGCAGAACAATTTCCAGCCCGAGGGCCGCGACGTCCTGCACGCCATTCCGGCCAATTACAGCGTCGACGATGCGCGCGGCGTGCGCGATCCGCGCGGTATGTTCGGCGAGAGGCTCGGCGTCGAGGTGCATATGGTGAGCGGGTTGCGCGGGCCGTTGCGCAATCTCGAACTCTGCATCGAGCGCTGTCACCTGACCGTCGCCGGCCTCGCCGTGTCGCCCTATGCGAGTGGGCTTGCCTGTCTCGTCGAGGACGAGATGGACCTCGGCGTCGCCGTCATCGACATGGGCGGCGGCACGACCTCGCTCGGCATCTTCTTCGAAGGTGCGATGGTCTATTGCGATGCCGTGTCGATCGGCGGGAATCACATTACAAACGATATCGCGCGCGGGCTTTCGACACCGCTCGCTCACGCAGAGCGGATGAAGACGCTTTACGGCAGTGCGCTGGCGAGCCCGTCGGACGAGAGGGAGATGATCGACGTGCCGCAGGTCGGCGAGAGCGATGCCGATGCGGCGAATCACATTCCCCGTTCGATGCTGACCGGCATCATTCAGCCGCGCCTCGAAGAAACATTCGAGCTGGTGCGCGACCGGATGGAGGCGAGCGGCTATGGGCGGCTCGCCGGGCGCCGCGTCGTGTTGACGGGCGGCGCGAGCCAGCTCAACGGCGCGCGCGAGCTTGCGGCGCGGATGCTCGACAAGCAGGTGCGCGTCGGCCAGCCGATCCGGCTGACGGGACTTGCCGAGGCGACCGGCGGTCCGGCGTTCTCGACCTGCGCGGGGCTGCTGACCTACTCGCAGATTTCGCCGCTCGAAGCGGCGGGCGCGGAGGACGAGGCGGACAACGGAGCGCCCGGCGGGCAGCTCCGGCGCTTCGGCCGCTGGCTGAAGGAGAATTTCTGA
- a CDS encoding cell division protein FtsQ/DivIB yields MRSMKKASRTGVRAAPRRTAKSKIAPGKRRNAAQTRVFGRRSQRPPGPVGRWLAEIGAGEFPMRPFTAGAGALFAGVLLYGLFVGGHVADGANGVAERANRLLAMSGFSIQDVTVTGRVRTDKEALLAAAGMERGDPIFGFDTEAARQRVERLGWVESATVTRLLPDTIRIDVTERRPFALWQRGGMLSVIDAEGRPITDEGVQEFAHLPFIVGFGAPREAPALLKLMQAEQPQLLQRVRAFVRVSGRRWNLRLENGVDVKLPESGVAKALADLVAHDARHRILSRDIVAVDLRLPDRVSVELAADAGSAQGVAAGAKSKNGIVRPGAAGVGGNT; encoded by the coding sequence ATGCGATCGATGAAGAAAGCATCGCGCACCGGCGTTCGCGCCGCGCCGCGCCGCACCGCCAAGAGCAAGATCGCGCCGGGCAAGCGCCGCAACGCCGCGCAGACGCGCGTGTTCGGCCGCCGTTCGCAGCGTCCGCCGGGGCCTGTCGGGCGCTGGCTGGCCGAGATCGGCGCCGGCGAATTTCCGATGCGGCCCTTCACGGCCGGCGCGGGCGCGCTCTTTGCGGGTGTGCTGCTTTACGGGCTTTTCGTCGGCGGGCATGTGGCGGACGGCGCCAACGGCGTTGCCGAGCGGGCGAACCGGCTGCTGGCGATGTCGGGCTTCAGCATTCAGGACGTCACCGTGACGGGCCGCGTGCGGACCGACAAGGAAGCGCTGCTCGCCGCCGCCGGGATGGAGCGCGGCGATCCGATTTTCGGCTTCGACACCGAGGCCGCGCGGCAGCGCGTCGAGCGGCTGGGTTGGGTCGAGAGCGCAACCGTGACGCGGCTGTTGCCGGACACGATCCGCATCGATGTCACCGAGCGCCGGCCTTTCGCGCTCTGGCAGCGCGGCGGCATGTTGTCGGTCATCGACGCCGAGGGCCGGCCGATCACCGACGAGGGCGTGCAGGAATTCGCGCATCTGCCTTTCATTGTCGGTTTCGGCGCGCCGCGCGAGGCGCCGGCGCTGCTGAAACTGATGCAGGCCGAGCAGCCGCAATTGTTGCAGCGCGTACGGGCCTTTGTGCGCGTCAGCGGGCGGCGCTGGAACCTCCGGCTTGAAAATGGCGTCGACGTCAAACTGCCGGAAAGCGGCGTCGCGAAGGCGCTGGCCGATCTCGTCGCACATGACGCACGCCATCGCATCCTGTCGCGCGACATCGTGGCAGTGGATCTCAGACTTCCCGACCGCGTGTCGGTCGAACTGGCGGCGGATGCCGGTTCGGCGCAGGGCGTCGCGGCCGGCGCTAAAAGCAAGAACGGCATTGTCCGGCCAGGGGCGGCCGGCGTTGGGGGCAATACATGA